From a region of the Rhodococcus sp. 4CII genome:
- a CDS encoding TetR/AcrR family transcriptional regulator — protein MTRTTTGGRSTDRKSPAKRPVGRPKLRIDPDEVAAVAIRLYDEHGFDAVSIEAVAEGLEVSRATLYRTVRSLNELHNILLERILSTVENSAGKILSAHDEPGTALIALIRFQIDASVRMRNYVGVYFGWGLSPEVYDKWRSWAGGYEQLWTEAVRSAVDAGYLESDDVRTTTRLILGMVNWVSRWYSSTSGPTPDDIANAAIKLVLPNWSGPRPDSSAS, from the coding sequence ATGACTCGAACAACGACAGGTGGCCGATCCACCGATCGGAAGTCTCCAGCGAAACGTCCGGTCGGGCGCCCGAAACTCCGGATAGACCCGGACGAGGTCGCTGCCGTCGCCATTCGACTCTACGACGAGCACGGCTTCGACGCGGTGTCCATCGAGGCCGTCGCTGAAGGGCTGGAGGTGTCCCGCGCGACCCTGTACCGGACGGTGCGATCCTTAAACGAGTTGCACAACATCCTCCTCGAACGCATTCTGTCGACGGTCGAGAACAGTGCAGGCAAGATCCTGAGCGCACACGACGAGCCGGGAACCGCCCTGATCGCCCTCATCCGTTTCCAGATCGACGCATCGGTCCGGATGAGGAACTACGTAGGCGTCTACTTCGGCTGGGGGCTGTCCCCCGAGGTATACGACAAGTGGCGCTCGTGGGCCGGCGGGTACGAGCAACTCTGGACCGAGGCGGTCAGGAGCGCGGTCGACGCCGGCTACCTAGAGAGCGACGACGTCAGAACCACCACGCGGTTGATCCTGGGCATGGTCAACTGGGTGTCCCGCTGGTACAGCTCGACGAGCGGACCGACACCGGACGACATCGCGAACGCGGCGATCAAACTCGTGCTCCCCAACTGGAGCGGACCGAGGCCCGATTCCTCCGCATCCTGA
- a CDS encoding branched-chain amino acid ABC transporter permease — protein sequence MVGAFASYEFVSRGPQIPALLLVPICLVVGAILGYVTELVAVRPVISRGGDGILITTVGVAFVLEGIAFATYGTDGHRVSVFGLDRGIDLLGGRLAVVDVVLVFAAVAGILALHTLTRRSRWGLEGRAVTIDAKSAMLRGINGTRGRAQVLMLAGALGSALGILAATKIHSSFDLGIQLLVYAFVAFAVGGIGSFHGCLVGGLIVGLLQAYTARYIGAEYSLIFAFALLLLTLLIRPTGLFGTRQLRLV from the coding sequence ATGGTCGGAGCGTTCGCGTCGTACGAATTCGTTTCCCGGGGACCTCAGATCCCCGCCCTTCTGCTGGTGCCGATCTGCCTCGTGGTTGGCGCCATACTCGGCTACGTCACCGAACTGGTCGCCGTGAGGCCGGTCATCTCCAGGGGCGGTGACGGCATCCTGATCACCACGGTCGGGGTCGCCTTCGTCCTCGAGGGGATCGCCTTCGCGACGTACGGAACCGACGGGCACCGGGTTTCGGTCTTCGGGCTGGACCGGGGCATCGATCTCCTCGGGGGACGGCTCGCCGTCGTCGACGTCGTTCTCGTTTTCGCCGCGGTGGCCGGCATCTTGGCTCTGCACACCCTGACCCGCCGGAGCCGGTGGGGGCTCGAGGGTCGGGCGGTGACCATCGATGCCAAATCGGCGATGCTCAGGGGTATCAACGGCACCCGCGGCCGGGCTCAGGTGCTGATGCTTGCCGGCGCACTGGGGAGTGCGCTGGGCATCCTGGCCGCCACGAAAATCCACTCGTCGTTCGACCTCGGGATCCAGCTCCTGGTCTACGCTTTCGTCGCATTTGCTGTTGGGGGAATCGGCAGCTTCCACGGATGCCTCGTCGGCGGGCTGATCGTCGGCCTCCTGCAGGCGTACACGGCCCGCTACATCGGCGCGGAATACTCACTGATCTTCGCGTTCGCCCTCCTTCTCCTGACGCTGCTGATCCGCCCGACAGGGCTGTTCGGGACACGTCAGCTCCGGCTCGTCTGA
- a CDS encoding acyl-CoA dehydrogenase family protein, with protein sequence MRFTPTEDQIAFAEATRSFVSRECRPDVVRAAWATGRTPAALWDGLDGLGLLALLAPEELGGGGSELELTSAFEELGRAAVPGPVVEHAAVAVPLLAALAPDRLADSAAMSGGLTATVSDVVPYLGAGHALVLESDRIRLVDLNGIEPQESMDSSRAVGRLDRSRIDTAEVLAQGPGVAAHIARAEDRAALMTASFLLGLSARAIEITVEYTSSRRQFGSPVGTFQAVKHHMANAHIAVEMARPVAEAAAWAMATDADDSRRVCSMAKVMANKAARRTAKAALQCHGAIGYTMEADLHLYLMRIWSLLNAWGTTEFHSDRVFDALGDVESDFNRTRQASLVG encoded by the coding sequence ATGCGTTTCACACCGACCGAGGATCAGATCGCCTTCGCGGAGGCGACGAGAAGTTTTGTGTCACGGGAGTGCCGGCCCGACGTGGTCCGTGCAGCGTGGGCCACCGGGCGGACGCCTGCTGCCCTGTGGGACGGGCTCGACGGGCTCGGCCTGCTGGCGCTGCTCGCGCCGGAGGAACTCGGTGGCGGTGGTAGCGAACTGGAGCTGACGTCGGCATTCGAGGAACTGGGCCGGGCCGCCGTGCCCGGGCCTGTCGTCGAGCACGCTGCCGTCGCTGTGCCGCTGCTCGCCGCACTGGCTCCGGACCGGCTCGCGGATTCCGCAGCGATGAGCGGAGGCCTCACTGCGACCGTCTCGGACGTCGTTCCGTACCTCGGCGCCGGGCACGCGCTCGTTCTGGAATCGGATCGCATCCGGCTCGTCGATCTGAACGGTATCGAACCGCAGGAATCGATGGACTCGTCACGGGCGGTCGGACGCCTCGACCGGTCGCGGATCGACACGGCCGAGGTCCTCGCGCAGGGCCCCGGGGTGGCCGCCCACATCGCGCGCGCGGAGGATCGTGCAGCGCTTATGACGGCCTCTTTCCTGCTGGGACTGTCCGCGAGGGCGATCGAGATCACCGTCGAGTACACCTCGAGCAGGAGACAATTCGGTTCCCCGGTCGGAACCTTCCAGGCGGTCAAGCATCATATGGCGAATGCGCACATCGCGGTCGAGATGGCCCGCCCGGTAGCGGAAGCGGCTGCCTGGGCGATGGCGACGGACGCCGACGACTCCCGTCGCGTCTGTTCGATGGCGAAGGTGATGGCGAACAAGGCTGCCCGCCGAACAGCCAAGGCGGCCTTGCAGTGCCACGGTGCCATCGGGTACACGATGGAAGCAGATCTCCACCTGTACCTGATGCGGATCTGGAGCCTGCTCAATGCCTGGGGGACAACCGAGTTCCACTCGGACAGAGTGTTCGACGCCTTGGGTGATGTCGAGTCGGATTTCAATCGCACTCGGCAGGCGAGCCTTGTCGGCTGA
- a CDS encoding acyl-CoA dehydrogenase family protein, with translation MNLEESSSDHEFRMEARDWLRTNRPAERLPSPDTERGFALNREWERTLFEAGWAAVSWPEEYGGRGLGLWEWMIFEEEYFAAGLGPRAAQNGLFLLAPSLFEFGTDAQKAQLLPRIAGVEDMWAQGWSEPEAGSDLAAVRVRADRDEAAGGWRVNGQKTWSTRAPFCNRLFALVRTDPESTRHRGLSYLLIDLDAPGVTVRPVQKLGNETGFGEIFFDDVFVPDSEVLGGVGNGWKVAMATTGSERGLILRSPGRFMAAAQNLVDLYASVDGPSSTLKRDVVDAWISAQAYRYNSMKTVTRIAEGGKVGAESSGNKVFWSEMDVHMHETALDLLGDGAEIDGKWWHGFITSMATPIFAGTNEIQRNIVAERVLGMPRS, from the coding sequence ATGAATCTCGAGGAATCCTCGTCCGACCACGAATTCCGGATGGAGGCGCGCGACTGGCTGCGGACGAATCGTCCGGCCGAACGGTTGCCGTCTCCCGATACCGAGCGTGGCTTCGCTCTCAACCGCGAGTGGGAACGGACGCTCTTCGAGGCGGGGTGGGCTGCGGTGTCCTGGCCCGAAGAGTACGGCGGCCGCGGTCTCGGCCTGTGGGAGTGGATGATCTTCGAGGAAGAGTACTTCGCGGCGGGGTTGGGCCCGCGGGCCGCTCAGAACGGGCTGTTCCTCCTGGCGCCGTCATTGTTCGAGTTCGGCACCGACGCGCAAAAGGCCCAACTGCTGCCCCGCATCGCGGGGGTCGAGGACATGTGGGCGCAGGGCTGGTCGGAACCCGAGGCGGGCAGCGACCTCGCCGCTGTGCGGGTACGGGCGGACCGGGACGAGGCGGCCGGCGGCTGGCGGGTCAACGGTCAGAAGACCTGGAGCACGCGCGCCCCGTTCTGCAACCGTCTCTTCGCGCTGGTCCGAACCGATCCGGAGTCCACGCGCCACCGCGGCCTGTCGTACCTGTTGATCGATCTGGATGCCCCCGGCGTCACGGTTCGTCCGGTGCAGAAGCTGGGCAACGAGACCGGCTTCGGCGAGATCTTCTTCGATGACGTCTTCGTTCCCGACTCCGAGGTGCTCGGCGGGGTCGGCAACGGCTGGAAGGTCGCGATGGCGACGACGGGTTCCGAGCGTGGGCTGATCCTGCGCTCGCCCGGCCGGTTCATGGCTGCGGCCCAGAATCTCGTCGATCTGTACGCCTCCGTCGACGGACCTTCGTCGACCCTGAAGCGGGACGTCGTCGACGCGTGGATCTCGGCTCAGGCCTACCGGTACAACTCGATGAAGACTGTCACCCGGATAGCGGAGGGCGGCAAGGTCGGAGCCGAATCGAGTGGCAACAAGGTGTTCTGGTCGGAGATGGACGTGCACATGCACGAGACGGCGCTCGACCTGCTCGGTGACGGTGCCGAGATCGACGGAAAGTGGTGGCACGGGTTCATTACGTCGATGGCAACGCCGATCTTTGCAGGAACCAACGAGATTCAGCGCAACATCGTCGCTGAGCGTGTACTTGGAATGCCGAGGAGCTGA